The following nucleotide sequence is from Peribacillus sp. ACCC06369.
TGTTGGAAGCTACTCCGGTCTGTTCCAAACGCTTCCAGCATGACCTTAAACATTTGGTGCGAGATTTTAGTTATATTTCCATCCATATAATTACCCGGACCATTTTTAGTATATCCAGTCCAAACCGCCATAGTGTATTGCGGTGTATAACCAGCGAACCAACTATCATTTACCGAACCGGATGGATATCCATATTGTGCTCTGGTTTTACTGTCAAAATTGGTTGTGCCAGTTTTTCCAGCCACATCTAGTCCAAGGACATCTGCTGTTTTTCCTGTACCAGATTTTACGACTGTCCGTAACATATCCGTCACCAAATAAGCTGTGTAGTCATGCATAACACGTTTTGGCTTTGGAGTTAAATTAACAACTCTGCCATCAGGATAGACAACTTTACGAACAAAATGTGGTGTATTGTATTCACCGTTATTTCCAAAAGCACTATATGCCCCTGCCAGCTCTAATGGATTAACCGTATTACTTCCAATCGCATATGATTCGTACACCTTATTATTATTAAAAGTAATACCCAGATTTTCTGCAAAGTTTTGTGCTTTATCCATCCCTACTTCTTGAAGGGTAAGGAGTGCTGGAATATTGTATGACCATTGAAGTGCTGTTCTAATCGACAACATTCCGTGATATTGATGATCCCAGTTAGAAATAGATTGACCATTTGAGTAGGTTATCTCATGATCATTAATTTGGTGTGCTGTAGACCATTTTGAATTTTCAATAGCCGGACCATAATCAAAGACTGGCTTGAAAGTAGATCCTGGTTGACGTTTAATATCAACCGCAAAGTTGTTGCCTCGGAAGGAAGCTTTATATTGGTTTCGACCGCTTCCAATAGCTCGAACTTCTCCTGTTTTTGTATCTAAAAATACGAAGGCTCCTTGAAAATTGTCATTTGGATAAGAAATAATCGTATCGGTGTTCATTATTTTGTCCGCAAAGGTCTGAGCTTTTGGATCTAGCGTCGTATAAATAGATAATCCATCCGAACTGATATCTACATTTTTCAGCTTTCTTTCAACTTCTTTTACAACAGCGTCCAAAAACGCCTCGTACGGCATTCCATGTTGTTTCTTTTTTGGAACAAGTCCTGATGTAACTGGAACCTTCTTTGCATCCTCCAATTGCTTTTTCGTAATATACCCTAGTTTATACATGGCTTCTAAAACAATATTTCGACGATTTGTTGCAGCTTTCACATGTTCGGGTTCAGTGGGATCGTAATAACTTGGACTCTGTGGGAGCCCCGCCAACATAGCGGCCTGCGGAAGCGTTAATTTATTTAGATGATCGGCATCGATTCCGTAGTAATTTTTGGCGGCAGCTGCTACACCATATGCCCCGTCTCCAAGGTAGATCTTATTTAAATACATCATTAAGATTTCATGTTTAGAATACTTTTGCTCAAGCTGATATGCCAAACTCCATTCCTGTACCTTTCGCTTTATTGTTTTCTGTGGGGACAAAAAGGAGTTTTTGATGACCTGCTGTGTAATCGTACTTCCGCCTTGAGATCCGAAATCCCCTTTTAGGTTCTTGAAGATTGCTCTCGCAGTTCCTTTTATATCAATGCCATTGTGTTCATAAAAATGTGCATCCTCCGTGGCAATGAAAGCATGTTCCAACATTTTTGGAACTTGAGAATACTTAATTTTTGTCCGCTTTTCTTTACCATATTCGTAAAGGAAATTCCCGTTTTTATCGTATAATTTGGTAGAAAGCGGATCGACTAGTTTTGAAGCATCTATTTTAGGTGCATCCTTAATCATTGCTGTAACCGTAACTGCCCCTATTCCAATTGAAACAACACCTAACAGTAAGCACCAAAGTAAAACTTTTTTCAAGAAAGACCTTCTTTTAGGGGAGTTTTTACCTTTTTTTTGATCTTGTTTTGTTTTTTCCACTTGTTTTCGTTCCTGACGAGAACGATACGTTTCTGACATTAATCTTCTCTCCCATATTCAAGTTACTCAACAAAATTGAAGAAAACTTTGCAAAGAAATAACCTTTTATTTACTCACTGGTCATTGATGATCAGTATGGTATTTAATACAATGCATTTCATGCAAAACCTGTATATAACGTATTAAGGAAGAATTTATCCTATACTCTCCTTGGTCGGTTTTAGCAATAAAGTAATTACTTCGTACTATCTTATCTAATACATCTTGTAGAACGTCTTCCTTCTTTACATCTGGCCCTTTTATTATTTTTTCTCGTTTAATATCATTTTCCAAGGTATAACAAACAATAAAGTTCTTCAAATTAAATCCCCCTTTCGAGAACCACTTCTGATTGTCTTAAGTAGGGAAACACGTCTACTTATTTGAAGCGAATAGTCTTAAAATTTATATACTGAATAAGAATGCAATTATCGACCAGCTTTGTCTTTCAAAGACGTTATTCATGAAGCAAATACCCATGTTGATAAAATGATGGATAGCATTCCTACTATTTTTGAAAAATACCTTGTATACCATCTATAAATATTTTATGAATACCATAGATACAGCCTAAAAAGGTCAAAGCGTGTATAGAAAATTTCATTTTTTTCAGTCCATTACACAGTCCATTTATATTAATTCGAAAGGAACCTTAGTAATAAGGGGGCACCTCGATTCCCCCCTCTATATAAAGACCAAATCTGCACTTTAATCAAATAAAAAGCCACCTATTATGGCAGCCGGATTTTGTTCCCGTTTATAAGCACATTCTCTTATTCTATATATTATGTTCGTTTTACGTAATAACCTGGATAACTTACCTTTCTATAGACATAATAAGATTTATCCAAGAGACACCCTAAGGATCTTGGTGTTTGTCTGAAATCCATCCTTGAAGCTTTTCAGGGATGGATTTTTATTTTTTACTTTTCTTAGCTGAATAATATTTCTCAAGAGCGACTTAAAAGAGAGCTGGATTTTCAACCCGTCTTATGGCACTAACATGCCCCGTTAGTTCATCAAGATGATCAACAACACTCTTTAACATAGCCTTTAATAAAAAAACTGCAG
It contains:
- a CDS encoding PBP1A family penicillin-binding protein, with amino-acid sequence MSETYRSRQERKQVEKTKQDQKKGKNSPKRRSFLKKVLLWCLLLGVVSIGIGAVTVTAMIKDAPKIDASKLVDPLSTKLYDKNGNFLYEYGKEKRTKIKYSQVPKMLEHAFIATEDAHFYEHNGIDIKGTARAIFKNLKGDFGSQGGSTITQQVIKNSFLSPQKTIKRKVQEWSLAYQLEQKYSKHEILMMYLNKIYLGDGAYGVAAAAKNYYGIDADHLNKLTLPQAAMLAGLPQSPSYYDPTEPEHVKAATNRRNIVLEAMYKLGYITKKQLEDAKKVPVTSGLVPKKKQHGMPYEAFLDAVVKEVERKLKNVDISSDGLSIYTTLDPKAQTFADKIMNTDTIISYPNDNFQGAFVFLDTKTGEVRAIGSGRNQYKASFRGNNFAVDIKRQPGSTFKPVFDYGPAIENSKWSTAHQINDHEITYSNGQSISNWDHQYHGMLSIRTALQWSYNIPALLTLQEVGMDKAQNFAENLGITFNNNKVYESYAIGSNTVNPLELAGAYSAFGNNGEYNTPHFVRKVVYPDGRVVNLTPKPKRVMHDYTAYLVTDMLRTVVKSGTGKTADVLGLDVAGKTGTTNFDSKTRAQYGYPSGSVNDSWFAGYTPQYTMAVWTGYTKNGPGNYMDGNITKISHQMFKVMLEAFGTDRSSFQQPSDVYQVNNELFIKGANPEEAPPVTKNNKDKPFDIDGNKEDKQHKQEEEKYKQKEEKHKQQEEKKHKQKEEKHKQKEEKHKQQEEKKHNQ